AGCCCGCCAGAGGAGGGACTGAGTTGCGCAGAGAGATTTTTTCCGACGAACACCTGGAGTTTCGCCAACAGTTCCAGCGTTTTGTGAAAGCAGAGGTCGAGCCCCATATCGGCGAGTGGAACGAGGCCGGGATCACGCCGCGCAGCATCTGGAAGCGAATGGGGGAAGAGGGGTTCCTGGGAGCCAATGAGCCCGAAGCCTACGGGGGTGCGGAAGGCGGCTTCCTGTACAACGCGATCATCCAGGAAGAACTCGCCTACCACCGCGCACACTGTCTGCAGGCGTCACTTCACACCGATATCTGCGTGCCCTATCTGAGCACCTTCGGAAGCGAAGCTCAGAAGCAGAAGTACCTGACCGGCGCCATCAGCGGCGATTGCCTGCTGGCAATCGGCATGACCGAACCCAGTACGGGATCCGATCTGGCCAATGTGCAGACCAGCGCGATTCGCGATGGCGATCATTTCGTGGTCAACGGTGCAAAGACCTTCATCTCCAACGGTCAGAATTGCGACCTGATCATCCTGGTCGCGAAGACCGATCCGTCCAAGCGACACGACGGTATCAGCCTGTTGCTGGTCGACGCAGACGCACCCGGTTTCGAACGCGGACGGGCCTTGAAGAAAATCGGACTGCGCGGCCAGGACACCAGCGAGATGTTCTTCAACGACTGTCGCGTACCCGTCGACAATCTTCTGGGCGTGGAAGGCAATGGCTTCAAGATGCTCATGGAGAAGCTACAACAGGAACGATTGTCGATTGCGGTCTCGTCGATGGCCTCGATTCGACGTTCGCTCGACGACACGCTCGAGTACGTCAAGCAGCGACAGGCGTTTGGACAACCGATCGGCAGTTTCCAGAACACTCAGTTCAAGCTGGCGGAACTCGAAACGGAATACGAGATCGGCCGGGTCTTCGTGGACCGCCTGCTCGCCGCCCATGTCGGCGGCGATGAGATCGTCAAGGAAGTTTCCATGGCGAAGTTCTGGACCACGGATCTGCAGAAGAAGGTGGCCGCCGAATGTCTGCAACTCCACGGAGGCTACGGCTTCATGCAGGAGTATCCGATCTCGGCGGATTACTGCGACGCCGCAGTTCAGAGCATCTACGCGGGTACGAATGAGATCATGAAGGTGATCGTCGCGCGGCGCCTCGGACTCTAGTCCGCGCTTCTCCTGGCCTCGTGACGCGCCCGGCCAAGAGATCCGAGCTAACTGCGCGCGCGCTCCAGGTGCGCTCGAATCTGAGCAATCCACTCGTCGGGATTCTCTAGTTGCGGGCTGTGTGCGGCATCGGAAATCTCGGCCAGGTGCGCGTCGCGGATACCCGCGACCATCGCGTGGGAAGGTCCGATGAATGGCCGATCCTGGACGCCGACCATTACAAGCGTGGGGCACTCGATCTCACCCAGGCGGTCGCGCAGGATCACGCGATTCCCCAGAGATCGCCCGAAGCCGATAAACGCCGCCGGATCCATGGCGCGCAGCTTCTTCTCGATCCGCCCCCGAGCGAGTTCGGAACCCACGCGGTCTTCGTAGGCGAGTTGTGCCGGAGCGCGTTCCCGACCCGGAGCAGCGGCCACCTGCAGCAATCCATCGGAGCCGGCCTTCTCGACGAAGCTCATCAGCTTCTCCAGTTGCTCGGGCGGCACGATATCGATCGGTGAATCCGTCGTGTCCATCAGGACCAGAGAGTGCAGCTTTTCCGGATAGCGCAGGGCGAAGTGCAACGTGGCCATGCCACCCATCGAGTGGCCCAGAAGATCGCACTTCTCGATTTCGAGGCTCTCGAGTGCAGCGGCAAGGTCTTCGACCAGTTCGTCGATGGAATAGGCGCTGGCCTCGCCCAGGTTCGTCGAATCACCGTGGCCACGCAGGTCGACCAGCACTGTGGGCCCCAGCTCGGCCAGCGCTTCGACGTGATCGCTGAAATCGTCACTGGAGCCGGTGAAACCGTGGACGAGCAGGAAGGGGCGTCCCTCCAGCGGCCCGTACCAGCGGAAGGCCATTTCGAGACCGCGAACTTCGAGGTGACCCGCGCGGGTCGGCGTTTCGTACATCCGCCGAATCTACGTGCCGACGTCGAACCTGGCAATCAGAACCCAGCGCGGCTCTGCACGAATTCCGACCAGCCGGTATGCTGCTCCAGAGCGTTTCAATAGGAGAGTTTCGATGCGTGCCTGTACGATGCGTGACCGCAAACTGGTCGTCGATACCTTGCCCGATCCAGTTCCGGAGGCCGGGCAGGTGCTGGTCAAGACTCTGGCTTGCGGCATCTGCGGTTCCGACCTGCACATGCTCAAACACGCCGACATCATGCGCGAAGTCGGCCGGCGAACCGGCCAGGGCGAGGGCATGGACCCGAACCGGGACGTGGTCATGGGCCACGAATTCTGCGCGGAGATCGTCGACTTCGGACCCAACACCTCGCAGACCCTGAAACCCGGTACGCGGGTGTGCTCGATCCCGGTCGCGTTCGGACCCCAGGGCGCGGGCGCGGTCGGCTACTCCAACGATTTCCCGGGTGGCTACGGCGAATTGATGGTCTTGAACGAGATGATGCTTCTCGAGGTTCCCAACGGACTCGACACGGATCGCGCCGCCCTGACCGAACCGATGGCCGTTGGCTATCACGCGGTTGAAAAAGCCCAACTGGTCGGAGGAGAAGTTCCGATCGTGATCGGTTGCGGACCGGTCGGCCTGGCCGTGATTGCCGCGCTCAAACTCAAGGGAGCGGGCCCGATCATCGCGGCGGAGTTCTCGTCGAAGCGACGCGAGATGGCCGAACAGATGGGCGCGGACATCGTGCTGAATCCGGCCGATCACTCGCCCTACGAGAAGTGGAAGGAACTCGCCATTCCCGAGGGCATCGACATGGAGAATCCGATGATGGCCATGATGGCGCAGGGCCAGATCAAACCCTGCGTCGTATTCGAATGCGTCGGTGTTCCGGGGCTTCTGCAACAGGTGATCGAAGGTGCACCGCGCCATGCGCGCGTGGTGGTCGCGGGCGTGTGCATGGAGGTCGACAAGATCGAACCGATCTTCGGCATCAACAAAGAGCTGAACATCCAGTTCGTGCTGGGTTACGGGCCCGACGAATTCTCCACTACGCTGACGAACATCGCCGAAGGGCGAATCAACGTGGATCCGCTGATCACCGGAAAGATCGGCGTCGACGGCGTGCCCGAGGCCTTCGAGGAGCTCGCGAGTCCCGATCGCCACGCCAAGATCCTGGTGGAACCCTGGCGTTAGGGAACCTCTGCACAGGGAGGCTGCAGCTGCGAAGCGCGATGCATCCGCCTGCGCTGCGTCGCGCGACCCTCTGCAGATCTACGGATCTGCGATCGGATCACGCTTCTTGCTCAGGCGGCGACTCCCGCTTCTCGCTCGAATCCTCCCTGTGCAGAGATTCCCTGGGTCCCATCGGGGCGACGGTTGCCCCTGCAGCGAGGTAAGCTGACGACATGGATCTGGGTCTGACGGGCAAGAGTGTCCTGGTTACCGGCAGCTATCGCGGTACGGGCGAGGGGATTGTGCGCGTATTGGCACGCGAAGGCGCGACGGTGCTCGTGCACGGCTTTGGCGACGGCGAACCCGATCGCGTCGTCGACGAGATTCGCGCAAGCGGCGGCGAAGCTTTCGGAGTCGTCGGCGATATTCGCGAGGACGACGGCGCCGAACGGGTCATCCGTGAAGCCCTGAAGGGTCGCGAGCGAGTCGATGTTCTGGTGAACAGCTACGGTGTGGCCGAAGGCCGCGGCTGGCTCGAAAGTCCGAGCGAGGAGTGGATCGATCTGTACCAGAAGAACGTGGTCTCGGGAGTTCGTCTGGTGAAGGGCTTCGTTTCCGGCATGCGCGAGGCCGGCTGGGGTCGAATCATCTGGATCTCGACGATTGGATCTCAACGGCCGGCCGCGCGAACTCCCGCCTACTACGCGTCGAAGGCGGCGCTCGGAAACATGACGGTCAGCCTCATGAAAGAACTCGAAGGCACCGGAATTACAGTCAATACCGTCAGTCCCGGGTTGATCGCCACGCGCGAGGTGAAGCAGAGTTTCCTGCGCATGGCGAAAAAGCGCGGATGGGGCGAAGACTGGCCGAGCGTACAGCGCAAGATCGCCTCGGAGGTTTTTCCCAATCCCACCGGTCGGATCGCAGAGGTGGAAGAGGTGGGCGACCTGATCGCTTTTCTCAGCAGTGAACGAGCGGGCTATCTGAACGGCGCAAATCTGCGCATCGACGGGGGCGCGGCGGACGCCGTCAACTGAAGTTCAACCGAGATCGGAGACATCGTATGGCGGACCGGAACGAGCACTGGCTGAGCCAGGCGCGCAGCCTGCGCGACACCGTGGAGAATCAGGCCGAAAAGGCGGAGCAGTTGCGCACACTGCCGCGAGAGATCGTCGATGCCCTCTGGGATCGGGGCCTCATGCAGTTCATGAACCCGAAGGAAGCGGGTGGCGACGAGCCGAGCATGCGGGAAATGCTCGATGTGTGGCAGGAACTCGCCTGGCAGGACGGTTCGGTGGGCTGGATCTCCATAGCGTGCTTTCCCTCCGCGGCCTTTGCCGCTGCCTTTCTGCCCGACAAGGGTTTTGAGGATGTGTTCACGGCCAATGCCAATCGCGTGACGCTCGCCGGTGAGTTCGCTCCCAAGGGCCAGGGCGTGAAAATCGACGGCGGGTATCAGGTGACTGGAAGCTGGAACTTCGGCAGTGGTACCGGCCATTCGGAATACGTCGTCGGCGGCTTCATTCCGATCGTCGACGGACAACCCGTGATGGAACCGACGGGCCTGCCAGCGCTGACGGTCGCGATCTTTCCGCGCGCACAGATCGAATTCACCGACGGCTGGCACGTGACCGGGCTCAAGGCCACCGGCAGCTTCGACTACAACGTACAGGACGTCTTCGTTCCCGAGCATCGCACCTTCAAACTATTCACTCGCGAGAACAAGCGCGGCGGGAACCTGTACAAGCTCGGGATCATGCCGATCACCTGTGCCGGTCACGCGGCCTGGGCGCTGGGTGCCGCTCGCAGCGCACTCGACGACGTGATCGAACTCGCTCGACAGAAGACGCGCCTGGGTGATCCTTCGACACTCGCCGAAAAACCGACCTTCCAGCGCAATCTCGCCCATCACGAAGGTATGTGGCGAGCGGCCAGACTCCTGGTCTACGACACCTGTTGTGCTGTCGCAGACGCGGTCGTGGCCGGTGAGGAACTCACGACCGATATGCGACGCGATCTGCGTCTGGCGGGAACCTATGCCACGGAAGCGTGTCGGGAAGTCGTGCAGTTCGTACACCTGGCGGCCGGCACCTCGGCCATCCGCGAAGGCAGTCGGCTGGAGCGGGTCTTCCGCGACATGTACACGGGCACACAGCACGCGTTCATCAGCGAGAGGATCTACATCGAGACGGCGCGCCTGCTACTCGGACTCGACGAGGACAACGTCACGCTCTGAAGCGTCAGACGGACATCCCGTTATCGGCCGTGAAACGTGGCCTTGCGCTTTTCGAGGAACGCGGCCACGCCCTCTTTGTGGTCTTCGGTCGCGAATAGCGTGCCGAGTGTCTGTCCGACGTAGGCGCCGAGTTCGTGAACATCGGCCGTGCGCGCGCGGCGCAGGCCTTCCTTCATATAGCGCAGCGCGAGTGGTGGATTTGCGGCGATGCGGCTCGCCAGGCCCGCGGCCGCGTCGCGCAGAGACTCGTGTGGGAGTACCTGGCTGACCAGCCCGATTCGCTCGGCTTCTTTGGCATCGATCACATCGCCGGTGAAGAGGAGTTCGGCGGCCTTGGACGGACCCACAATCTGCGGAAGATAACCCAGGCCGCCCATGTCCGAGATCAATCCGCGCTTGATGAACAGTTCTCCGAATTTTGCGCGCTCCGAGGCGATGCGGATATCGCAGAACAGTGTCAGATCCATGCCCCAGCCGACGGCGGCACCATTGACCGCGGCAATCACCGGGCGGTCGCACTCCAGCACGGCGAGGGCCGCGGGCGTGGGCCTGGGACGAACTGCGCGTAGACGCTGGCCCGTGGCTTCACCACTGCTGCCCGCCATGATTTCGCGCACGTCGTCGCCCGAGCAGAAGGAGGGGTCGGCTCCCGTCAAGATCACGCAGCGGACTTCGGGGTCCTTCTGGGCGTTGCGGAAGGCCGCCTCGAGTTGAGCGTATGCGGCCCAGTTGAGCGCGTTGCGCACATCGGGTCGATTGAGTGTGACGGTCGCGATGTTCTGGCTCACCGCGTACTGGACGACATCGAACTCCATGAAGCAGACCTCCTGGGAGCGATTGTACCAGTCCCTCTGCTTCGGCGGTCCGCGCAGCTACCAGAGGGTGCTTCTGGCGCGATCCGGCCACTCTGCGTCGTAGTCTGACCCGCCGACGCGGTTCTCGCTCAACGCGGCCAGAATCTCGCCAGCCGTGGGCAGGCTGCTCGGATCGGCGTGCTTGTTCGAGTTCCACAGATCCGAGCGGAGCAGAGCGCGCGCACACTGGAAGTAGATGGATTCGACGTTGAACACGATCACGGAGCGCGGGGCCTTGCCGTTGACCGCGAATGACTCCAGCAGGTCGGAATCGCTGCTCAGCTTCGCGCTCCCGTTCGCCCGTAACGTGTTGCCGAAGCCGGGAATCAGAAACAGCAGGGCAGCCCGTGGATCGAGCACGATATTGCGCAGCGAGTCGACGCGGTTGTTGCCTCGCCGGTCAGGCAGCATCAGGGTGTGTTCGTCGTGCACGCGGACGAATCCGGCCATGTCGCCACGCGGCGAACAGTCGAGTCCATCCGGACCGCTGGTCGCCAACGCGACAAACGGCGAAGCTTCGATCATCGCGCGGTAATGCGGGGTGATGTGATCGACTTCCTTCACCGTCGCCGCCGCCAAGGGGTGGCCGTAGATCGCCTCGAGTTCTTCGATCGTTTCGATGGTCGCCATACGGCGAGTCTAACGCGGCGCTCAGCGGAAGGCGGGAATGACCTTCTCGGCGAACAGGCGCGCGGGTTCGCGGGTATCGCGGCCGAAGAACTCCATCACAAAACTCGTGCAACCCAGATCGACGTGCCGCTGGATGCGTTCGATCACCTGATCGGGCGAACCCCAGATGCCGTGCTCCTCCAGGCCAGAACCCATGTGCCCACCGTAGATCTTCTGGGCCTTCGCCAGGAATTGCCGCCCACTGGCTTCGTCCGGCGCAAGTACGACGGTGCACTGTTGCGAGATCTCGATTTCATTCACGTCGCGGTCGAGTTCTCCGCAACGGCGCTTGAGTGCTTCGATCTTCTGCGGCAGAACCGCCTGCGCCACGGCCATGTTGTTCCAGATGTCCGCGTGACGCGCGACGATGCCCATCAACACGCGCTCACCTCCGCCACCCACGAGGATCGGCGGGCGGCGTACGGGTTTGGGCTCGAGCACACAGTCGCTCGTCCGGAAGTGCTTGCCCTCGAAGCTGAGCTTCTCTTCCACGAACAGTCGCTTGAGGATCTCGCAGGTTTCGTCGAGCGCCTGCATGCGTTCGCCGAGTTCCGGAAACTCGCAACCGTAGCCTTCAAACTCGGGTTTAAACCAGCCCGCACCCAGGCCGGCAATCACGCGCCCATTCGAGATCTGAT
This genomic window from bacterium contains:
- a CDS encoding acyl-CoA dehydrogenase; protein product: MRREIFSDEHLEFRQQFQRFVKAEVEPHIGEWNEAGITPRSIWKRMGEEGFLGANEPEAYGGAEGGFLYNAIIQEELAYHRAHCLQASLHTDICVPYLSTFGSEAQKQKYLTGAISGDCLLAIGMTEPSTGSDLANVQTSAIRDGDHFVVNGAKTFISNGQNCDLIILVAKTDPSKRHDGISLLLVDADAPGFERGRALKKIGLRGQDTSEMFFNDCRVPVDNLLGVEGNGFKMLMEKLQQERLSIAVSSMASIRRSLDDTLEYVKQRQAFGQPIGSFQNTQFKLAELETEYEIGRVFVDRLLAAHVGGDEIVKEVSMAKFWTTDLQKKVAAECLQLHGGYGFMQEYPISADYCDAAVQSIYAGTNEIMKVIVARRLGL
- a CDS encoding alpha/beta fold hydrolase, with translation MYETPTRAGHLEVRGLEMAFRWYGPLEGRPFLLVHGFTGSSDDFSDHVEALAELGPTVLVDLRGHGDSTNLGEASAYSIDELVEDLAAALESLEIEKCDLLGHSMGGMATLHFALRYPEKLHSLVLMDTTDSPIDIVPPEQLEKLMSFVEKAGSDGLLQVAAAPGRERAPAQLAYEDRVGSELARGRIEKKLRAMDPAAFIGFGRSLGNRVILRDRLGEIECPTLVMVGVQDRPFIGPSHAMVAGIRDAHLAEISDAAHSPQLENPDEWIAQIRAHLERARS
- a CDS encoding zinc-binding dehydrogenase — its product is MRACTMRDRKLVVDTLPDPVPEAGQVLVKTLACGICGSDLHMLKHADIMREVGRRTGQGEGMDPNRDVVMGHEFCAEIVDFGPNTSQTLKPGTRVCSIPVAFGPQGAGAVGYSNDFPGGYGELMVLNEMMLLEVPNGLDTDRAALTEPMAVGYHAVEKAQLVGGEVPIVIGCGPVGLAVIAALKLKGAGPIIAAEFSSKRREMAEQMGADIVLNPADHSPYEKWKELAIPEGIDMENPMMAMMAQGQIKPCVVFECVGVPGLLQQVIEGAPRHARVVVAGVCMEVDKIEPIFGINKELNIQFVLGYGPDEFSTTLTNIAEGRINVDPLITGKIGVDGVPEAFEELASPDRHAKILVEPWR
- a CDS encoding SDR family oxidoreductase, which translates into the protein MDLGLTGKSVLVTGSYRGTGEGIVRVLAREGATVLVHGFGDGEPDRVVDEIRASGGEAFGVVGDIREDDGAERVIREALKGRERVDVLVNSYGVAEGRGWLESPSEEWIDLYQKNVVSGVRLVKGFVSGMREAGWGRIIWISTIGSQRPAARTPAYYASKAALGNMTVSLMKELEGTGITVNTVSPGLIATREVKQSFLRMAKKRGWGEDWPSVQRKIASEVFPNPTGRIAEVEEVGDLIAFLSSERAGYLNGANLRIDGGAADAVN
- a CDS encoding acyl-CoA dehydrogenase, whose translation is MADRNEHWLSQARSLRDTVENQAEKAEQLRTLPREIVDALWDRGLMQFMNPKEAGGDEPSMREMLDVWQELAWQDGSVGWISIACFPSAAFAAAFLPDKGFEDVFTANANRVTLAGEFAPKGQGVKIDGGYQVTGSWNFGSGTGHSEYVVGGFIPIVDGQPVMEPTGLPALTVAIFPRAQIEFTDGWHVTGLKATGSFDYNVQDVFVPEHRTFKLFTRENKRGGNLYKLGIMPITCAGHAAWALGAARSALDDVIELARQKTRLGDPSTLAEKPTFQRNLAHHEGMWRAARLLVYDTCCAVADAVVAGEELTTDMRRDLRLAGTYATEACREVVQFVHLAAGTSAIREGSRLERVFRDMYTGTQHAFISERIYIETARLLLGLDEDNVTL
- a CDS encoding enoyl-CoA hydratase; this encodes MEFDVVQYAVSQNIATVTLNRPDVRNALNWAAYAQLEAAFRNAQKDPEVRCVILTGADPSFCSGDDVREIMAGSSGEATGQRLRAVRPRPTPAALAVLECDRPVIAAVNGAAVGWGMDLTLFCDIRIASERAKFGELFIKRGLISDMGGLGYLPQIVGPSKAAELLFTGDVIDAKEAERIGLVSQVLPHESLRDAAAGLASRIAANPPLALRYMKEGLRRARTADVHELGAYVGQTLGTLFATEDHKEGVAAFLEKRKATFHGR
- a CDS encoding pyridoxamine 5'-phosphate oxidase family protein, producing MATIETIEELEAIYGHPLAAATVKEVDHITPHYRAMIEASPFVALATSGPDGLDCSPRGDMAGFVRVHDEHTLMLPDRRGNNRVDSLRNIVLDPRAALLFLIPGFGNTLRANGSAKLSSDSDLLESFAVNGKAPRSVIVFNVESIYFQCARALLRSDLWNSNKHADPSSLPTAGEILAALSENRVGGSDYDAEWPDRARSTLW
- a CDS encoding LLM class flavin-dependent oxidoreductase; the encoded protein is MARTVKFGVTLPQIKRSWDEAKAAALEFDRLRFDSVWVCDHLYGVPLPNLPILEAWSELTAVAALTEHVELGTLVTPPFFRNPAVLAKQLATIDQISNGRVIAGLGAGWFKPEFEGYGCEFPELGERMQALDETCEILKRLFVEEKLSFEGKHFRTSDCVLEPKPVRRPPILVGGGGERVLMGIVARHADIWNNMAVAQAVLPQKIEALKRRCGELDRDVNEIEISQQCTVVLAPDEASGRQFLAKAQKIYGGHMGSGLEEHGIWGSPDQVIERIQRHVDLGCTSFVMEFFGRDTREPARLFAEKVIPAFR